Proteins found in one Drosophila busckii strain San Diego stock center, stock number 13000-0081.31 chromosome 2R, ASM1175060v1, whole genome shotgun sequence genomic segment:
- the LOC108596502 gene encoding LOW QUALITY PROTEIN: myosin heavy chain, non-muscle (The sequence of the model RefSeq protein was modified relative to this genomic sequence to represent the inferred CDS: inserted 3 bases in 2 codons) — MSEEVDRNDPELKYLSVERNQFNXIRPHRLNGHRSXLVWVPHENQGFVAASIKREHGDEVEVELAETGKRVMILRDDIQKMNPPKFDKVEDMAELTCLNEASVLHNIKDRYYSGLIYTYSGLFCVVVNPYKKLPIYTEKIMERYKGIKRHEVPPHVFAITDSAYRNMLGDREDQSILCTGESGAGKTENTKKVIQFLAYVAASKPKGSGAVPNPAVLIGELEQQLLQANPILEAFGNAKTVKNDNSSRFGKFIRINFDASGFISGANIETYLLEKSRAIRQAKDERTFHIFYQLLAGALPEQREKFILDDIKSYPFLSNGTLPVPGVDDYAEFQATVKSMNIMGMTSEDFNSIFRIVSAVLLFGSMKFRQERNNDQATLPDNTVAQKIAHLLGLSVTDMTRAFLTPRIKVGRDFVTKAQTKEQVEFAVEAIAKACYERMFKWLVNRINRSLDRTKRQGASFIGILDMAGFEIFELNSFEQLCINYTNEKLQQLFNHTMFILEQEEYQREGIEWKFIDFGLDLQPTIDLIDKPGGIMALLDEECWFPKATDKTFVDKLVSAHSMHPKFMKTDFRGVADFAIVHYAGRVDYSAAKWLMKNMDPLNENIVSLLQASQDPFVVNIWKDAEIVGMAQQALTDTQFGARTRKGMFRTVSHLYKEQLAKLMDTLRNTNPNFVRCIIPNHEKRAGKIDAPLVLDQLRCNGVLEGIRICRQGFPNRIPFQEFRQRYELLTPNVIPKGFMDGKKACEKMIQALELDSNLFRVGQSKIFFRAGVLAHLEEERDFKISDLIVNFQAFCRGFLARRNYQKRLQQLNAIRIIQRNCAAYLKLRNWQWWRLYTKVKPLLEVTKQEEKLVQKEDELKQVREKLDTLAKNTQEYERKYQQALVEKTTLAEQLQAEIELCAEAEESRSRLMARKQELEDMMQELETRIEEEEERVLALGGEKKKLELHIQDLEEQLEEEEAARQKLQLEKVQLDGKIKKHEEDLALTDDQNQKLLKEKKLLEERANDLSQTLAEEEEKAKHLAKLKAKHEATIAELEERMHKDQQQRQETDRNKRKIETEVADLKEQLNERRTQVEEMQTQLAKREEELTQTLMRIDEESAVKATAQKAQRELESQLAEIQEDLEAEKVARSKAEKLRRDLSEELEALKNELLDSLDTTAAQQELRSKREQEVAMLKKSLDEDAVNHEAVLSDMRHKHSQELNGINDQLENLRKAKAVLEKAKGTLEAENADLATELRSVNSSRQENDRRRKQAESQIAELQVKLAEIERARSELQEKCTKLQQEAENITNQLEEAELKSSAAIKSASNMESQLTEAQQLLEEETRQKLALSSKLRQVESEKEALQEQLEEDEEAKRNYERKLAEVTTQMQEIKKKAEEDADLAKELEEGKKRLNKDIEALERQVKELMAQNDRLDKSKKKIQSELEDATIELEAQRTKVLELEKKQKNFDKILAEEKAISEQIAQERDTAEREAREKETKVLSVSRELDEAYDKIEDLETKRKQLQNELDDLANTQGTADKNVHELEKAKRALESQLAELKTQNEELEDDLQLTEDAKLRLEVNMQALRSQFERDLQAKEEGAEEKRRGLVKQLRDLEAELDEERKQRTAAVASKKKLEGDLKELETTMEMHNKVKEDALKHAKKLQAQVKDALRDAEEAKAAKEELQAQSKEAERKVKALEAEVLQLTEDLASSERARRAAETERDELAEEIANNANKGSLMIDEKRRLEARIATLEEELEEEQSNSEVLLDRSRKAQLQIEQLSTELANEKSNSQKSENARALLERQNKELKAKLAEIETAQRTKVKATIATLEAKIANLEEQLENEGKERLLQQKANRKMDKKIKELSMNIEDERRHVDQHKEQMDKLNSRIKLLKRNLDETEEELQKEKTQKRKYQRECEDMIESQEAMNREINSLKTKLRRTGGMGLSSSRLTGTPSSKRGGGGGGGGDDSSSVQDESLDGEDSGN, encoded by the exons ATCGGGAAGACCAATCGATTTTGTGTACTGGCGAATCGGGTGCTGGTAAAACCGAAAATACCAAGAAAGTTATACAGTTTCTGGCCTATGTCGCTGCCTCCAAGCCTAAGGGCTCTGGTGCG GTGCCGAATCCTGCCGTGCTTATT GGCGAACTTgagcaacaactgctgcagGCAAATCCGATACTGGAAGCTTTTGGCAATGCTAAAACGGTCAAGAACGACAACTCATCACGTTTT GGCAAGTTCATACGCATTAACTTTGATGCGTCGGGCTTTATTTCGGGCGCTAATATTGAGACCTATCTGCTAGAGAAGTCGCGTGCCATTCGTCAAGCTAAGGACGAACGTACATTCCATATATTCTATCAGCTGTTGGCTGGCGCATTGCCGGAACAGCGTGAGAAATTCATACTCGATGACATCAAGTCTTATCCATTCCTGTCCAATGGCACGCTGCCCGTGCCCGGTGTTGATGACTATGCCGAATTCCAGGCCACTGTCAAATCGATGAACATTATGGGCATGACCTCTGAGGACTTCAATTCAATCTTTCGCATTGTCAGCGctgtgctgctgtttggcAGCATGAAGTTCCGCCAGGAGCGGAACAATGATCAGGCCACGCTGCCCGACAATACTGTTGCCCAAAAGATTGCTCACTTGCTGGGTTTAAGCGTAACAGATATGACGCGTGCCTTCCTCACACCACGCATCAAGGTGGGACGCGACTTTGTGACCAAAGCGCAGACAAAGGAGCAAGTGGAGTTTGCCGTGGAGGCCATTGCTAAGGCATGTTATGAGCGCATGTTTAAGTGGCTGGTAAATCGCATAAATCGTTCCCTCGATCGTACCAAGCGTCAAGGCGCAAGCTTTATAGGTATTCTCGATATGGCGGGTTTTGAGATCTTTGAACTCAATTCGTTCGAGCAGCTGTGCATTAATTACACGAATgaaaagctgcaacagctcTTCAACCACACCATGTTCATCCTGGAGCAGGAGGAGTACCAGCGCGAGGGTATCGAATGgaagtttattgattttggtCTCGATCTGCAGCCTACTATCGATCTGATCGACAAACCAGGTGGCATTATGGCGCTGTTGGATGAAGAGTGCTGGTTCCCCAAAGCTACAGACAAGACCTTTGTAGACAAGCTTGTCTCAGCGCACTCCATGCATCCAAAATTCATGAAGACAGATTTCCGCGGCGTGGCTGACTTTGCCATTGTGCACTATGCCGGGCGTGTGGATTATTCGGCCGCAAAATGGCTGATGAAGAACATGGATCCGCTCAATGAGAACATTGTTTCTTTGCTGCAGGCATCGCAG GATCCATTTGTGGTGAATATCTGGAAAGATGCGGAAATCGTGGGGATGGCCCAGCAGGCCTTGACCGATACACAGTTTGGCGCTAGGACGCGCAAGGGCATGTTCCGCACTGTGTCGCATTTGTACAAGGAGCAATTGGCCAAACTGATGGACACTCTTCGCAACACAAATCCCAACTTTGTGCGCTGCATCATTCCCAATCACGAGAAGCGTGCAGGCAAGATCGACGCGCCGTTGGTGCTCGATCAGCTTCGATGCAATGGTGTGCTTGAGGGTATACGCATCTGTCGTCAGGGCTTCCCCAATCGCATACCATTCCAGGAGTTCCGCCAACGGTACGAGCTGCTTACACCAAATGTCATACCCAAGGGCTTCATGGATGGCAAGAAGGCCTGCGAAAAGATGATCCAAGCGCTCGAGCTTGACTCGAATCTCTTTCGCGTGGGCCAGTCGAAGATTTTCTTTCGTGCGGGCGTTTTAGCGCATTTGGAGGAGGAGCGCGATTTTAAGATATCCGATCTAATTGTCAATTTCCAGGCATTCTGCCGCGGTTTTCTTGCCAGACGCAACTATCAGAAGCGTCTACAGCAATTGAATGCCATTAGGATTATCCAACGCAACTGCGCAGCGTATCTTAAGCTGCGCAACTGGCAATGGTGGCGTCTATATACCAAAGTGAAGCCGCTGCTCGAAGTGACCAAGCAGGAGGAGAAGCTGGTGCAGAAGGAGGATGAGCTAAAGCAGGTGCGCGAGAAGCTCGACACTCTAGCCAAGAATACCCAGGAGTATGAGCGCAAATATCAGCAGGCGCTAGTGGAGAAGACCACGCTAgcggagcagctgcaggcCGAGATTGAACTCTGCGCCGAGGCTGAGGAATCGCGTTCGCGATTAATGGCGCGCAAACAGGAACTGGAGGACATGATGCAGGAACTGGAGACGCGCATtgaggaagaagaagagcgcGTGCTTGCCCTAGGCGGCGAGAAAAAGAAGCTGGAACTGCATATACAAGATCTGGAAGAACAACTGGAAGAGGAGGAGGCTGCACGTCAGAAACTGCAACTAGAAAAAGTGCAACTGGATGGCAAGATCAAGAAACATGAGGAAGATCTGGCGCTGACCGATGATCAGAACCAAAAGCTGCTCAAGGAAAAGAAGCTGCTTGAGGAGCGTGCCAATGATTTGTCGCAAACGCTCGCCGAGGAGGAGGAGAAAGCCAAGCATCTAGCTAAGCTTAAAGCTAAGCATGAGGCAACCATTGCTGAATTAGAGGAACGCATGCACAAGGATCAGCAACAGCGCCAGGAGACTGATCGCAATAAGCGCAAAATTGAGACCGAGGTTGCTGATCTCAAGGAGCAGCTCAACGAGCGTCGCACTCAGGTCGAGGAAATGCAGACACAGCTTGCCAAGCGTGAGGAAGAGCTTACGCAAACGCTGATGCGAATCGATGAGGAGTCCGCGGTCAAGGCGACAGCGCAGAAGGCACAACGTGAGTTGGAATCGCAGCTCGCTGAGATTCAAGAGGACTTGGAGGCTGAGAAAGTGGCACGTAGCAAGGCAGAGAAACTACGACGAGATCTTAGCGAGGAACTGGAAGCACTAAAAAACGAGCTGCTCGACTCATTGGACACCACAGCTG CTCAACAGGAACTACGCTCCAAGCGCGAGCAGGAGGTTGCCATGCTTAAGAAATCGTTAGACGAGGATGCAGTGAATCATGAGGCCGTGCTGTCTGACATGCGGCATAAGCACTCGCAGGAGTTAAATGGCATCAACGATCAGCTGGAGAATCTTCGCAAGGCAAAGGCCGTACTAGAAAAGGCCAAGGGCACTCTCGAAGCGGAGAATGCAGATCTAGCTACCGAACTGCGCAGCGTCAATAGCTCCAGGCAGGAGAACGATCGTCGGCGCAAACAGGCTGAGTCTCAGATTGCTGAGCTGCAAGTTAAACTAGCGGAGATTGAGCGTGCGCGCTCCGAGCTGCAAGAAAAGTGCACCAAACTTCAACAAGAGGCGGAGAATATTACCAATCAGCTGGAGGAGGCAGAACTAAAATCCTCAGCTGCTATTAAATCAGCCAGCAACATGGAGTCACAGCTAACGGAGGCGCAACAGTTGCTTGAAGAGGAGACACGTCAGAAGCTAGCGCTCAGCTCCAAGCTGCGGCAGGTCGAATCAGAGAAGGAGGCATTGCAGGAACAGCTTGAGGAAGATGAGGAAGCCAAGCGTAATTACGAGCGAAAGCTTGCCGAAGTCACCACACAGATGcaagaaataaagaaaaaggCTGAGGAGGATGCCGACCTGGCCAAGGAGCTTGAAGAGGGTAAGAAGCGTCTCAACAAGGATATTGAAGCGCTCGAGCGTCAGGTGAAGGAGCTTATGGCTCAAAACGATCGTCTggataaaagcaaaaaaaagataCAGTCAGAGCTTGAGGACGCCACTATTGAGCTGGAAGCACAGCGCACCAAG GTGCTAGAGCTTGAGAAAAAGCAGAAGAACTTTGACAAGATCCTTGCCGAGGAGAAAGCCATATCGGAGCAGATTGCCCAGGAGCGCGATACGGCAGAACGCGAGGCGCGCGAAAAGGAAACTAAGGTGCTTTCGGTATCGCGGGAACTAGACGAGGCTTACGACAAGATTGAGGATCTGGAAACAAAACGCAAGCAGTTGCAAAATGAACTGGACGATCTGGCCAACACCCAGGGCACGGCGGACAAAAATGTTCATGAGCTGGAGAAGGCAAAGCGTGCACTGGAATCACAGCTTGCTGAGCTGAAGACTCAGAACGAGGAGCTTGAGGATGATTTGCAACTGACAGAGGATGCAAAACTGCGATTGGAAGTCAATATGCAAGCGCTGCGTTCTCAATTCGAACGTGATCTGCAGGCCAAGGAGGAGGGAGCTGAGGAGAAGCGCCGTGGGCTTGTCAAGCAGCTGCGAGATCTTGAGGCCGAGCTGGATGAAGAGCGTAAACAGCGCACGGCCGCTGTGGCATCTAAGAAGAAGTTAGAGGGCGATCTTAAGGAGTTAGAGACAACCATGGAGATGCATAACAAGGTAAAAGAGGATGCACTGAAGCATGCCAAGAAGCTGCAAGCACAAGTCAAAGATGCACTACGCGATGCCGAGGAGGCCAAGGCCGCCAAGGAAGAACTGCAGGCGCAGAGCAAGGAGGCCGAACGCAAGGTCAAGGCCTTAGAGGCCGAAGTATTACAGCTGACCGAGGATCTGGCCAGCTCGGAGCGTGCACGACGCGCTGCCGAAACGGAGCGCGACGAGCTTGCTGAAGAGATTGCCAACAATGCTAATAAGGGTTCATTGATGATCGATGAAAAGCGTCGGCTGGAGGCCCGAATTGCGACGCTGGAAGAGGAACTCGAGGAGGAGCAGTCGAATTCAGAGGTGCTGCTGGATCGCAGCCGCAAGGCTCAGTTGCAAATTGAGCAGTTGTCCACCGAGCTGGCCAATGAGAAGTCCAACTCGCAGAAGAGTGAGAACGCACGAGCTTTACTTGAGCGTCAGAATAAGGAGCTCAAGGCAAAGCTTGCCGAGATTGAGACGGCACAACGTACCAAGGTCAAGGCAACGATTGCCACGCTTGAGGCGAAGATTGCCAACCTGGAGGAACAGCTGGAGAATGAAGGCAAAGAGCGACTCTTGCAGCAAAAGGCGAATCGCAAGATGGACAAAAAAATCAAGGAGCTCAGCATGAACATAGAGGATGAGCGAAGACATGTCGATCAACATAAGGAGCAAATGGACAAA CTTAATAGCCGCATTAAACTGCTCAAGCGCAATCTGGATGAGACCGAGGAGGAGCTGCAAAAGGAGAAGACCCAAAAGCGTAAATATCAACGTGAATGCGAGGATATGATCGAATCACAGGAGGCCATGAATCGTGAGATTAACtcacttaaaacaaaattacg ACGCACCGGCGGCATGGGTCTCAGCTCCAGCCGGCTCACGGGTACACCCTCATCCAAGCGTGGTGGTGGAGGGGGCGGCGGTGGCGACGACAGCTCATCGGTGCAGGATGAATCATTAGATGGAGAGGATTCAGGCAATTGA
- the LOC108597373 gene encoding lysosome membrane protein 2 isoform X2 → MSQPYGLCNGMMQPSAPTLEDLAVESKSKSNTLSSQRNGAYSGYSGSPEKQTVFDMTLKSLGLTNLTSKDMRTLIMLGFMFLLFVISVTGFFVMWFTEYYNNTMLENIVLAKNSETAKSWLNPDSKYDTQLKAHIFNYTNIYDYLEGRAEKIHVEDLGPFTYQEHTIKDQVSFNDNHTVTFRDRKSYKFLPEKSTQPELANVLVPNVPLLSAAVHVNRMPAFKRLAVNGVIRLFDEPLFKPLTAKKFLWGYRDKIISLDSLGGGKTHFGLLKNRNGTSVDSVQLNTGEDDISKLSIITQFNGKPQLDFWEGDECNRIDGSEPSMFSPNLLQNRSSVYVFLQVLCRKVPLYFEREETIYNDIDVLRYITPLDVFANPAENPDNACYCRNTDTCLPSGVINATRCYDDAPIFPSFPHFYTGDPVLYADFEGIRPDADIHQTYAEIHPRFGFPVGGASRVQINIMLHKTPLLRNQGHRLKDRIILPLIWIEITNGDFNDDVLHTLYVSTFGLDAIQLALKYGTLLVSVISFSLIVASVYYLNNRREEQQQMEHKKSSPELEVLNGTAQANGASITVQMQMAA, encoded by the exons ATGTCACAGCCATATGGATTATGCAATGGTATGATGCAGCCTAGTGCTCCCACACTTGAAGATCTCGCAGTAGAAAGTAAATCAAAGTCCAATACGCTCTCCTCGCAACGAAATGGAGCTTACAGTGGATACAGCGGTAGTCCGGAGAAGCAAACTGTGTTCGATATGACTTTAAAGTCATTGGGATTAACGAATCTAACGTCCAAGGATATGCGCACATTGATAA TGCTGGGTTTCATGTTTCTGTTATTTGTGATAAGCGTGACTGGATTCTTTGTAATGTGGTTCACCGAATACTACAATAATACCATGTTGGAG AATATAGTTTTAGCTAAGAACTCCGAGACAGCAAAGAGTTGGCTCAATCCGGATTCCAAATATGATACTCAGCTTAAAGCGCATATATTCAACTACACGAATATATATGACTATTTGGAAGGAAGGGCGGAGAAAATACATGTAGAAGACTTGGGACCATTTACCTATCAAGAGCACACTATAAAAGATCAAGTGTCATTTAATGATAATCACACAGTGACGTTTAGA GATCGGAAATCGTATAAATTTCTGCCTGAGAAATCTACGCAGCCTGAACTCGCTAACGTTTTAGTGCCGAATGTGCCCCTGCTCTCAGCTGCAGTCCATGTGAACCGCATGCCCGCGTTTAAACGATTGGCAGTAAACGGTGTTATAAGATTGTTTGATGAGCCTTTGTTCAAGCCACTGACTGCCAAAAAATTTCTTTGGGGCTATCGGGATAAGATAATAAGCCTGGATTCGCTTGGTGGCGGTAAAACACACTTTGGCCTGCTAAAAAAT CGTAATGGTACAAGCGTGGACTCTGTACAGCTAAATACCGGCGAGGACGACATTTCAAAGCTCAGCATCATAACACAGTTCAATGGCAAGCCACAGTTAGACTTTTGGGAAGGTGACGAGTGCAATCGCATTGATGGCAGTGAACCATCCATGTTCTCGcctaatttattacaaaatcgCAGTAGCGTTTATGTTTTTCTCCAAGTACTTTGTCGCAAGGTGCCTTTGTATTTTGAACGCGAAGAAACTATTTATAATGACATTGATGTACTGCGCTATATAACGCCTCTGGATGTGTTTGCAAATCCCGCTGAGAATCCAGATAACGCATGCTATTGTCGCAACACAGATACTTGTCTCCCCAGCGGCGTTATAAACGCCACCAGATGTTATGATGATGCACCCATCTTTCCTTCATTTCCACATTTCTATACGGGCGACCCGGTGCTATATGCAGACTTCGAGGGCATTAGACCCGATGCAGACATACATCAGACATATGCGGAAATCCATCCACGCTTTGGCTTTCCCGTTGGAGGTGCCTCACGtgtacaaattaatataatgttGCATAAAACGCCGCTGCTACGCA ATCAGGGACACCGCCTAAAAGACCGAATTATCTTGCCACTCATCTGGATAGAGATCACGAATGGTGATTTCAATGACGATGTCCTGCACACTCTTTACGTTTCCACCTTTGGTTTAGATGCCATTCAACTGGCGCTCAAATATGGCACACTGCTTGTCTCAGTCATATCCTTTAGCCTGATTGTTGCCAGcgtatattatttaaacaatcgCCGCGAGGAACAGCAACAGATGGAGCATAAGAAATCCTCACCAGAGCTGGAGGTGCTCAATGGCACTGCTCAGGCCAATGGGGCCTCCATCACGGTTCAAATGCAGATGGCTGCCTAA
- the LOC108597373 gene encoding lysosome membrane protein 2 isoform X1, with translation MYLNSYTSIMSQPYGLCNGMMQPSAPTLEDLAVESKSKSNTLSSQRNGAYSGYSGSPEKQTVFDMTLKSLGLTNLTSKDMRTLIMLGFMFLLFVISVTGFFVMWFTEYYNNTMLENIVLAKNSETAKSWLNPDSKYDTQLKAHIFNYTNIYDYLEGRAEKIHVEDLGPFTYQEHTIKDQVSFNDNHTVTFRDRKSYKFLPEKSTQPELANVLVPNVPLLSAAVHVNRMPAFKRLAVNGVIRLFDEPLFKPLTAKKFLWGYRDKIISLDSLGGGKTHFGLLKNRNGTSVDSVQLNTGEDDISKLSIITQFNGKPQLDFWEGDECNRIDGSEPSMFSPNLLQNRSSVYVFLQVLCRKVPLYFEREETIYNDIDVLRYITPLDVFANPAENPDNACYCRNTDTCLPSGVINATRCYDDAPIFPSFPHFYTGDPVLYADFEGIRPDADIHQTYAEIHPRFGFPVGGASRVQINIMLHKTPLLRNQGHRLKDRIILPLIWIEITNGDFNDDVLHTLYVSTFGLDAIQLALKYGTLLVSVISFSLIVASVYYLNNRREEQQQMEHKKSSPELEVLNGTAQANGASITVQMQMAA, from the exons atgtat CTTAATTCATACACATCAATCATGTCACAGCCATATGGATTATGCAATGGTATGATGCAGCCTAGTGCTCCCACACTTGAAGATCTCGCAGTAGAAAGTAAATCAAAGTCCAATACGCTCTCCTCGCAACGAAATGGAGCTTACAGTGGATACAGCGGTAGTCCGGAGAAGCAAACTGTGTTCGATATGACTTTAAAGTCATTGGGATTAACGAATCTAACGTCCAAGGATATGCGCACATTGATAA TGCTGGGTTTCATGTTTCTGTTATTTGTGATAAGCGTGACTGGATTCTTTGTAATGTGGTTCACCGAATACTACAATAATACCATGTTGGAG AATATAGTTTTAGCTAAGAACTCCGAGACAGCAAAGAGTTGGCTCAATCCGGATTCCAAATATGATACTCAGCTTAAAGCGCATATATTCAACTACACGAATATATATGACTATTTGGAAGGAAGGGCGGAGAAAATACATGTAGAAGACTTGGGACCATTTACCTATCAAGAGCACACTATAAAAGATCAAGTGTCATTTAATGATAATCACACAGTGACGTTTAGA GATCGGAAATCGTATAAATTTCTGCCTGAGAAATCTACGCAGCCTGAACTCGCTAACGTTTTAGTGCCGAATGTGCCCCTGCTCTCAGCTGCAGTCCATGTGAACCGCATGCCCGCGTTTAAACGATTGGCAGTAAACGGTGTTATAAGATTGTTTGATGAGCCTTTGTTCAAGCCACTGACTGCCAAAAAATTTCTTTGGGGCTATCGGGATAAGATAATAAGCCTGGATTCGCTTGGTGGCGGTAAAACACACTTTGGCCTGCTAAAAAAT CGTAATGGTACAAGCGTGGACTCTGTACAGCTAAATACCGGCGAGGACGACATTTCAAAGCTCAGCATCATAACACAGTTCAATGGCAAGCCACAGTTAGACTTTTGGGAAGGTGACGAGTGCAATCGCATTGATGGCAGTGAACCATCCATGTTCTCGcctaatttattacaaaatcgCAGTAGCGTTTATGTTTTTCTCCAAGTACTTTGTCGCAAGGTGCCTTTGTATTTTGAACGCGAAGAAACTATTTATAATGACATTGATGTACTGCGCTATATAACGCCTCTGGATGTGTTTGCAAATCCCGCTGAGAATCCAGATAACGCATGCTATTGTCGCAACACAGATACTTGTCTCCCCAGCGGCGTTATAAACGCCACCAGATGTTATGATGATGCACCCATCTTTCCTTCATTTCCACATTTCTATACGGGCGACCCGGTGCTATATGCAGACTTCGAGGGCATTAGACCCGATGCAGACATACATCAGACATATGCGGAAATCCATCCACGCTTTGGCTTTCCCGTTGGAGGTGCCTCACGtgtacaaattaatataatgttGCATAAAACGCCGCTGCTACGCA ATCAGGGACACCGCCTAAAAGACCGAATTATCTTGCCACTCATCTGGATAGAGATCACGAATGGTGATTTCAATGACGATGTCCTGCACACTCTTTACGTTTCCACCTTTGGTTTAGATGCCATTCAACTGGCGCTCAAATATGGCACACTGCTTGTCTCAGTCATATCCTTTAGCCTGATTGTTGCCAGcgtatattatttaaacaatcgCCGCGAGGAACAGCAACAGATGGAGCATAAGAAATCCTCACCAGAGCTGGAGGTGCTCAATGGCACTGCTCAGGCCAATGGGGCCTCCATCACGGTTCAAATGCAGATGGCTGCCTAA